The proteins below come from a single Parachlamydiales bacterium genomic window:
- a CDS encoding aromatic amino acid transport family protein, with the protein MQQNTIPDTDNYHGGSLLSGILIVSGTCIGAGMLALPVITGMAGFLPAIVISTLCWLFMLCTGMLFLEATLWLEDGANVMTLTGHFLGKLGKIAGGASFIFLYYCLLISYFSAGSGLCRSLINNFTGITVPGGELIAIFTIIFGLIVWLGPRMIDRVNGVLMIGLVVSYLLIVFIGADVIQAELLQRMEWNYMWLAAPTLFSAYGFHNVIPSLATYLKRNVSNLKWTVIIGTTIPYIVYNIWQLLIIGSLNEVELEAAAISGMPITDTLQAITSTPWMSTAGTYFGLFALVTSLLGVGLSMIDFMGDALKVRRDGLMRLALCVISFTPPAFLAWIYPGIFLKAIGVAGGFGEAILNGMIPILMVWIGRYQMRLTSACRLWGGKPLLVVLMLFTLLIICIECFDLFFYH; encoded by the coding sequence ATGCAACAAAATACCATTCCCGATACCGACAATTACCATGGCGGAAGTTTATTAAGCGGTATTCTTATTGTTTCAGGGACATGTATCGGAGCCGGAATGCTGGCTCTCCCTGTCATCACCGGAATGGCAGGATTCTTACCTGCTATCGTCATCAGCACACTTTGTTGGCTGTTCATGCTTTGTACAGGCATGCTATTTCTCGAAGCGACTTTATGGCTGGAAGATGGAGCCAACGTAATGACGCTCACAGGACATTTCCTTGGAAAACTAGGAAAGATCGCCGGGGGTGCCTCATTCATTTTCCTTTATTATTGCCTCCTTATTTCCTATTTTTCCGCAGGATCAGGTTTATGCCGTTCCTTGATTAATAACTTCACGGGGATAACAGTCCCAGGCGGCGAACTAATCGCCATTTTTACAATTATTTTTGGCCTTATCGTATGGCTAGGGCCGCGGATGATCGACCGGGTCAACGGCGTTTTAATGATCGGTCTCGTGGTCAGTTATCTTCTCATTGTCTTTATAGGGGCAGACGTTATCCAAGCAGAACTCTTGCAAAGGATGGAATGGAATTATATGTGGCTTGCCGCCCCCACGCTTTTTAGCGCTTACGGTTTCCATAACGTTATTCCTTCTCTTGCAACATATTTGAAACGCAATGTAAGTAATCTAAAATGGACGGTTATTATAGGGACGACGATCCCATACATCGTATATAACATCTGGCAGTTGCTTATTATTGGATCTCTGAACGAAGTAGAGTTGGAGGCGGCAGCGATCAGCGGAATGCCCATTACAGATACTCTTCAAGCCATTACTTCTACTCCTTGGATGAGTACTGCAGGAACATATTTCGGCCTTTTTGCCCTAGTGACCTCGCTTCTAGGCGTAGGGCTTTCCATGATTGATTTTATGGGGGACGCCCTTAAAGTACGGCGGGATGGATTAATGCGCTTAGCATTATGTGTGATTTCGTTCACACCTCCTGCTTTCCTAGCTTGGATATATCCGGGGATCTTTCTAAAAGCCATTGGCGTTGCCGGCGGCTTTGGGGAGGCCATCCTTAATGGAATGATCCCTATTTTAATGGTTTGGATAGGGCGTTACCAAATGCGATTAACATCTGCATGCCGTCTATGGGGTGGAAAACCTCTATTGGTAGTTCTTATGCTCTTTACGCTTTTGATTATTTGCATCGAATGCTTCGATCTTTTCTTTTATCATTAA
- a CDS encoding nicotinate phosphoribosyltransferase — protein MSSSASYSPLSVYGSSLALLTDLYQLTMAQAYWANQLTEVESVFHLFFRRMPFYGGFTVAAGLESVIEWVKRFEVTADDIAYLRQLKNPAGKDLFEEGFLHYLKNLRFTGNIDAVPEGTVVFPQQPLIRVQAPLIQAQLFETALLNLINFPTLIATKAARMLLAAQGEEILEFGVRRAQGIDGGLTASRAAYLGGCSATSNVLAGKLLDIPVRGTHAHSWVMAFDDELASFEAYAKAMPDNSLFLVDTYNTLKGVEHAIEVAKRIKANGHEFLGIRLDSGDLAYLSIQSRTLLDEAGFKDAVIVASNELDEILISELKRQGAKINVWGIGTHLVTGGSQPALDGVYKLSALRNKQGEWEDKIKLSEQPIKVTTPGILQVRRYKKGEENVADCIYDMRDPPKDNCTIIDQHDPTKPILAKADWSYADLLIPVYRNGKCVYASPALKEMRETTLKNLEGFAVGIKRFFNPHIYSSGLESSLYYKKLGLIKRIREQISSGV, from the coding sequence ATGAGTTCTTCTGCTTCTTATTCTCCTTTAAGTGTTTACGGTTCCTCACTGGCATTATTAACTGATTTATATCAACTTACGATGGCGCAGGCTTACTGGGCAAATCAACTGACCGAAGTGGAATCGGTTTTTCATTTATTCTTTCGTAGGATGCCATTTTATGGGGGATTTACTGTTGCTGCCGGCCTAGAGTCTGTGATCGAGTGGGTTAAGCGCTTTGAGGTAACAGCGGACGATATTGCCTATTTACGCCAATTGAAAAATCCGGCCGGAAAGGATTTGTTTGAGGAAGGGTTTTTACATTATCTGAAAAATTTGCGTTTTACCGGTAATATAGATGCAGTCCCTGAAGGGACCGTTGTTTTTCCCCAGCAGCCACTTATCCGCGTACAAGCTCCCTTGATTCAGGCGCAGCTGTTTGAGACAGCATTGCTTAATTTGATAAACTTCCCGACACTTATTGCAACTAAGGCTGCAAGAATGCTCCTTGCAGCTCAAGGAGAGGAAATTCTAGAGTTTGGGGTAAGGCGCGCACAAGGAATTGATGGAGGTTTGACAGCAAGCCGTGCAGCTTATCTTGGGGGATGCAGCGCAACTTCGAATGTTCTTGCGGGGAAGCTGCTGGATATTCCTGTGAGGGGGACTCATGCTCATAGCTGGGTAATGGCTTTTGATGACGAGTTAGCCTCATTTGAAGCCTATGCGAAGGCTATGCCTGATAATTCTTTGTTTCTAGTGGACACCTATAACACTCTAAAAGGTGTTGAGCATGCAATCGAGGTTGCAAAACGCATTAAAGCTAATGGACATGAATTTCTGGGAATCCGTTTAGATTCCGGAGATTTAGCTTACCTAAGTATCCAAAGCCGTACATTACTTGATGAAGCCGGCTTTAAAGATGCAGTCATTGTAGCTAGCAATGAACTAGATGAGATCCTTATCAGCGAATTAAAACGCCAGGGTGCCAAAATTAATGTGTGGGGGATTGGTACCCATCTTGTGACAGGCGGCAGCCAGCCTGCTTTGGATGGTGTCTATAAATTGTCTGCCTTGAGGAATAAACAAGGGGAATGGGAAGATAAAATCAAGCTTTCCGAACAGCCAATTAAGGTGACAACTCCCGGTATTCTGCAGGTGCGCCGTTATAAAAAAGGGGAAGAAAACGTAGCCGATTGTATTTATGATATGCGCGATCCTCCTAAAGACAACTGTACAATTATAGATCAGCACGATCCGACAAAACCCATTTTGGCTAAAGCGGATTGGAGCTATGCCGACTTGCTCATACCGGTGTATAGAAATGGTAAATGTGTATATGCATCGCCTGCTCTTAAAGAGATGCGCGAAACTACGCTTAAAAATTTAGAAGGATTTGCCGTTGGAATAAAACGTTTTTTCAATCCTCACATATATAGTTCTGGACTGGAATCATCACTCTACTATAAAAAACTAGGATTAATTAAGAGAATTCGCGAACAGATTTCTTCCGGAGTATAA
- the pncA gene encoding bifunctional nicotinamidase/pyrazinamidase: MGANALIVVDVQNDFLPGGTLAINEGHRIIPGINQLVTLPFNVIVATKDWHPPNHGSFAANQGKLVGETIYLNGIKQILWPTHCVQGTKGAEFAPELDAAHFHKVFYKGVDPKIDSYSCFFDNGHKQTTGLGDYLKSKNVTKVYFAGLATDYCVKYSVFDAVQLGFEAYIVNDVCCGIDVHADDCSHALEEMRQAGARVINSLELKAMFASNLV; the protein is encoded by the coding sequence ATGGGTGCTAATGCTCTGATCGTTGTTGATGTACAAAATGACTTCCTGCCTGGTGGAACCTTAGCCATAAATGAGGGCCATCGTATTATTCCTGGCATAAATCAATTAGTCACACTTCCCTTTAATGTCATCGTAGCCACAAAAGATTGGCATCCTCCTAATCACGGCAGTTTTGCTGCAAATCAAGGCAAGCTGGTGGGAGAAACGATATATCTAAATGGGATCAAACAAATTCTTTGGCCTACTCATTGCGTACAGGGAACTAAGGGCGCGGAATTTGCTCCTGAACTCGATGCAGCACATTTTCACAAAGTTTTCTATAAAGGAGTAGACCCTAAAATCGACAGCTATAGCTGTTTTTTTGACAATGGCCATAAGCAAACAACAGGCTTAGGTGATTATCTAAAGTCTAAAAATGTAACTAAAGTTTACTTTGCAGGACTGGCAACAGATTATTGCGTAAAATATTCTGTCTTTGATGCCGTCCAACTAGGTTTTGAGGCTTATATTGTGAATGACGTTTGCTGCGGCATTGATGTGCATGCTGATGATTGCAGTCATGCTCTTGAGGAGATGCGCCAAGCTGGGGCAAGAGTGATAAACTCATTAGAGCTTAAAGCTATGTTTGCATCTAATCTTGTATAA
- a CDS encoding glycosyltransferase, with the protein MHVDVLNRNGFSAYVLHQDENFRYPWRPNNTPLAYFEYDFWGSTFREKIHLLRIKEKRVLGWEMLLKNTHIFTTNPDGLKKCLPKFCSEDVIVIPDYLSYYFKPYFNDIPTVLLNFTAYFIYHSLTLKDVLQNSGRIDYHRGENILGSLVCSQDSQEYLKYSFQSLPVYVCQCCIDLEQFTYTPQKKKQIAFMPRKCEDHLVQILCMLKQRGHLDNWNLVPLTGMPQEELVQTLQDSAIYLSTSYQEGFGLPPAEAMACGAVVIGYHGEGGKEYIKAPYAYPIEHGNILAYVKKVEELANLFETGPEDFISIGKSASDYIHKTYPIQKEENSIVESWKELKEIFFQKESLKVPFCI; encoded by the coding sequence ATGCATGTGGACGTCCTAAATCGAAATGGATTTTCGGCCTATGTTCTCCATCAAGACGAAAATTTCCGCTATCCTTGGAGACCCAACAACACTCCTTTAGCTTATTTCGAATATGATTTTTGGGGTTCAACCTTCAGGGAAAAAATCCATTTGCTCCGCATCAAGGAAAAGAGAGTACTGGGTTGGGAAATGCTGCTTAAAAACACGCACATCTTCACTACAAACCCGGACGGATTAAAAAAGTGCCTCCCAAAATTTTGTTCAGAAGACGTCATCGTTATTCCGGATTACTTATCTTATTATTTTAAACCCTACTTCAATGACATCCCCACCGTCTTATTGAATTTCACCGCCTATTTCATCTACCATAGTCTAACCTTAAAAGACGTACTGCAGAATTCGGGCAGAATAGACTATCATAGAGGAGAGAATATTCTAGGCTCACTCGTATGCTCACAAGACTCTCAGGAGTATTTGAAATATTCTTTTCAGTCTCTTCCGGTATATGTCTGCCAATGCTGCATAGATCTTGAGCAGTTCACTTATACACCCCAAAAGAAAAAGCAGATCGCTTTTATGCCCCGCAAGTGCGAGGACCATCTCGTGCAAATCCTCTGCATGCTAAAACAGAGAGGTCATCTAGATAACTGGAATCTAGTCCCGCTTACAGGCATGCCTCAGGAAGAACTTGTTCAGACCCTTCAAGACTCTGCCATCTATCTAAGCACTTCTTATCAAGAAGGTTTTGGATTGCCGCCTGCAGAAGCCATGGCATGCGGAGCGGTCGTCATAGGATACCATGGTGAAGGGGGAAAAGAATATATTAAGGCTCCCTACGCCTATCCTATAGAGCACGGAAACATTCTTGCATATGTGAAAAAAGTCGAAGAACTTGCGAATTTATTTGAAACAGGCCCGGAGGATTTTATAAGCATCGGGAAATCAGCTTCAGACTATATACACAAAACCTACCCGATACAAAAGGAAGAGAACAGTATCGTCGAGAGCTGGAAAGAGCTTAAAGAAATATTTTTTCAAAAAGAGAGCTTAAAAGTCCCGTTCTGCATTTAG
- a CDS encoding methyltransferase domain-containing protein translates to MNDKWNPEQYQKFSQERKQPFYDLVELIEPKMGISILDLGCGTGELTEELHTMFKASYTLGIDSSPSMLEKAEKLVKKGLEFRQADISKFTPDRKFDLVFSNAALQWIPDHVGLFKHLFILVADKGQLAFQIPANNEYPTHVIARELAEEPPFNSYFDGGRPLYALSPESYAQLLVEGDFHKQAVRLQIYPHILESTESVLEWVKGTLLTYYQSRLPPDVFEEFLATYKYRIIAYFGEQRPFFYPFRRILMWGSKG, encoded by the coding sequence ATGAATGATAAATGGAATCCAGAGCAATACCAGAAGTTTTCACAAGAACGTAAGCAGCCCTTTTACGATCTTGTAGAGCTGATAGAACCAAAAATGGGAATCTCTATTTTGGATCTGGGCTGCGGCACGGGTGAGCTGACCGAAGAACTTCATACTATGTTTAAAGCAAGCTATACTTTGGGTATAGACTCTTCTCCATCTATGTTGGAAAAAGCTGAGAAGCTTGTTAAAAAAGGATTGGAATTTCGGCAAGCTGATATCTCAAAATTTACTCCTGACCGTAAATTCGATCTGGTTTTCTCTAATGCTGCTTTACAATGGATTCCAGACCATGTCGGATTATTCAAACATCTTTTTATCCTAGTTGCCGATAAAGGGCAGCTTGCTTTTCAGATCCCCGCAAATAATGAGTATCCTACACATGTTATTGCACGTGAATTGGCCGAGGAACCCCCATTCAATTCTTATTTTGACGGTGGGAGGCCTTTGTATGCGTTATCCCCTGAATCTTACGCACAACTTTTAGTAGAGGGAGACTTTCATAAACAAGCTGTGAGGCTTCAGATCTATCCACACATCCTGGAGTCGACAGAAAGCGTGTTAGAATGGGTAAAAGGAACGCTATTAACCTATTATCAAAGCCGTTTGCCTCCAGATGTATTTGAAGAATTCCTAGCAACGTACAAATATCGCATTATTGCTTATTTCGGGGAGCAAAGGCCTTTCTTCTATCCTTTCAGACGTATTCTAATGTGGGGAAGTAAAGGGTAG
- a CDS encoding sodium/proline symporter, producing the protein MVSTPMLLAFAIYFAFLIIIAVVSHKTMRTSTDFIVGNRSLNFWVIALSAHASDMSAWLFMAFPAALYMGGMPKIWIALGLLLGMFFNWKLVALKLRQATENFQANTLSAFFEKRFHDHRGHIRILTAIMLVFFMSYYLCAGLIAMGFVLDSVFGIDYYWGLALSSLVIMGYTFAGGFITVAWTDLFQAIFLLIMIALVPFAALSEMNHGIDQVISTAQANNIPLSPLADLSFVSIANLILLAFGWGLGYFGQPHIVTKFMGIRHPEELRKSMYLGMTWQLIALSLAAFCGLVAIAYFPVGINNPELVFVEMVKNLFHPFLAGFALCGLIAANMSTMDSQVLVCSSVLSEDLYGKLINPKASPRQLLRAVRICVILITLISLGVAFMRSSTVLDTVIYAWAGLGCSFGPVILCALYYPWVNRYGAITGILVGGTVAALWNYFYPVDVAIEIPAMVPGFVLSFLSIFIVSWATNKKEIVPAV; encoded by the coding sequence GTGGTCAGTACACCAATGCTTTTAGCTTTTGCGATTTATTTCGCCTTCTTAATTATTATCGCCGTCGTTTCCCATAAAACGATGCGCACCTCTACGGATTTTATTGTAGGCAACCGCAGCTTGAATTTCTGGGTAATAGCCTTATCAGCACATGCCAGTGATATGAGCGCTTGGCTTTTTATGGCATTTCCCGCCGCCTTATATATGGGTGGTATGCCCAAAATTTGGATTGCACTTGGACTATTGCTCGGCATGTTTTTCAACTGGAAGCTTGTAGCCTTAAAACTCAGACAAGCAACGGAAAACTTCCAAGCTAATACCCTTTCTGCATTTTTTGAAAAAAGATTTCATGACCACCGCGGACATATTCGTATCTTAACCGCTATCATGCTTGTATTCTTTATGAGCTACTATCTGTGCGCCGGTTTGATCGCTATGGGCTTTGTCCTAGATTCTGTCTTCGGCATTGACTACTATTGGGGACTTGCTCTTTCTTCCTTAGTTATCATGGGTTACACCTTCGCCGGTGGTTTTATTACGGTTGCTTGGACGGACCTTTTTCAAGCGATCTTCTTGCTCATCATGATTGCTTTGGTTCCTTTTGCAGCCTTATCCGAGATGAACCACGGTATTGACCAAGTCATCAGCACGGCGCAAGCAAATAACATTCCCCTTAGTCCCCTGGCAGACTTATCCTTTGTATCTATTGCCAATCTTATCCTCCTAGCTTTCGGTTGGGGCTTAGGCTATTTCGGTCAGCCGCACATTGTGACAAAGTTCATGGGCATCCGCCACCCGGAAGAATTAAGAAAATCGATGTATCTAGGTATGACCTGGCAGCTTATAGCGCTTAGCTTAGCTGCTTTTTGCGGCCTGGTCGCCATAGCTTACTTCCCTGTAGGCATCAATAATCCTGAGTTAGTGTTCGTTGAAATGGTTAAAAACCTCTTTCATCCTTTCCTAGCAGGATTTGCCCTATGCGGACTGATTGCAGCCAACATGTCTACGATGGACTCTCAAGTTTTAGTTTGCTCTTCCGTGTTAAGTGAAGACCTCTATGGAAAACTTATTAATCCTAAAGCGTCCCCAAGACAACTATTACGTGCTGTCAGAATATGCGTTATTTTAATCACATTGATATCCCTCGGCGTGGCATTTATGCGTTCCTCCACGGTCCTAGATACAGTAATATACGCCTGGGCAGGTCTAGGCTGTTCTTTCGGTCCCGTTATCCTCTGCGCACTATATTATCCTTGGGTTAACCGTTATGGAGCGATTACCGGCATTCTAGTGGGTGGTACAGTAGCTGCTTTATGGAACTACTTTTATCCTGTGGATGTGGCCATTGAGATACCGGCTATGGTGCCAGGATTTGTGCTTAGCTTCCTGAGTATCTTCATTGTCTCTTGGGCGACTAATAAGAAAGAAATCGTACCAGCAGTTTAG
- a CDS encoding FAD-dependent oxidoreductase, producing MGGEDHRTGEYPYEDPATVFKRLEAWTKERFPSYTSTDYQWSGQILEPMDGLAFIGRGTHKQTYIATGDSGNGMTHGTIAGILLTDLILGKKNPWENLYDPHRKTLKAFKKFGAENLNTLTQYADWVTRSDVDKLEEIQPGEGAILRIGAMKLAIYKDDKGIPHELSAICPHLGGLVRWNAIEKTWDCPCHGSRFTKEGEVINGPALSNLKKPK from the coding sequence GTGGGCGGGGAAGATCATCGCACAGGAGAATACCCTTATGAAGATCCTGCAACAGTCTTTAAACGCCTTGAAGCTTGGACAAAAGAAAGATTTCCTTCCTACACATCTACAGACTATCAGTGGTCTGGCCAGATTCTAGAGCCTATGGATGGACTCGCTTTTATAGGGCGGGGTACCCACAAGCAGACCTATATTGCTACAGGAGATTCAGGTAACGGAATGACCCACGGAACCATAGCCGGAATCCTTCTCACGGATTTGATATTAGGTAAAAAAAATCCGTGGGAAAACTTATATGATCCTCACAGAAAGACTTTAAAAGCCTTCAAAAAGTTTGGCGCTGAGAACTTAAATACATTAACACAGTATGCCGATTGGGTCACAAGATCTGATGTAGATAAATTAGAGGAAATCCAACCCGGCGAGGGAGCCATATTAAGAATAGGTGCAATGAAATTGGCTATCTACAAGGATGATAAAGGCATCCCGCATGAACTTTCTGCTATCTGTCCCCATTTGGGTGGACTGGTGAGATGGAATGCCATAGAAAAAACTTGGGATTGCCCTTGCCACGGATCACGCTTTACAAAGGAAGGTGAGGTCATTAACGGTCCGGCACTATCCAATTTAAAAAAACCGAAATAA
- a CDS encoding MFS transporter codes for MLFLIKALFNPLLSLVFVVLATAYFVTFTTLLIKSNGHSDQVVGAMHSAYYGGMFIAAFFCEFFVKRIGYNNTFILSTLATAMTVLAMGGLDSSLLWISMRFIAGICMGLIYIVIESWLLSFSTAVTRGQILAIYTVALYFSQAIGQYFIDFIPSNSSLPFILCSVLTAVGVLPLLFENKPIHMEESTADNSSISQWRSMFLICPLGVFGSICSGIILSGVYSFTPQFAVEYEISPSILLSVTIFGGVLLQWPIGWISDRFPRDKVLIGTSMLILLPTLSIFFFPAYWNVLINSFVMGGLAFTLYPQSIAYMATAMPHVSFSSIAALLLMTYGIGSTIGPMMAAEFTSRLGSIALFVFFAIWGTGLTLCGFLKKSSPLLSEEIL; via the coding sequence ATGTTATTTTTAATTAAAGCCTTATTTAATCCTCTCCTAAGCCTCGTCTTTGTGGTCCTAGCAACCGCATATTTTGTTACTTTTACGACTCTTTTAATTAAAAGCAATGGACATAGCGACCAAGTGGTAGGAGCAATGCATTCTGCCTACTACGGCGGAATGTTTATCGCAGCTTTTTTTTGCGAATTCTTTGTGAAAAGGATAGGCTACAACAATACGTTTATCTTATCGACTCTAGCTACAGCTATGACTGTTCTGGCTATGGGAGGCCTTGACTCTTCTTTGCTATGGATCTCTATGCGTTTTATCGCAGGAATTTGCATGGGTTTGATCTATATCGTCATTGAAAGTTGGCTCCTTTCTTTTAGTACTGCAGTTACAAGGGGACAGATTTTAGCTATCTACACTGTTGCCCTTTATTTTTCGCAAGCCATAGGCCAATACTTTATAGATTTTATACCCTCGAACTCTTCCCTACCTTTCATCCTATGTTCCGTATTAACAGCAGTAGGTGTTTTACCTCTCTTATTCGAAAATAAACCGATCCATATGGAAGAGTCCACTGCCGATAATAGCTCCATTTCCCAGTGGCGTTCGATGTTTCTAATTTGCCCATTAGGAGTATTTGGCAGTATTTGTTCGGGAATTATCCTGAGCGGAGTCTATAGCTTCACACCGCAATTCGCGGTGGAATATGAAATTTCTCCTTCCATTCTTCTTAGTGTCACAATCTTTGGCGGAGTGTTGCTGCAATGGCCCATTGGTTGGATTTCCGATAGATTTCCTAGAGATAAAGTATTGATTGGAACAAGTATGCTTATACTTCTTCCCACCCTTTCGATTTTCTTTTTTCCTGCCTATTGGAATGTTTTAATTAACTCGTTTGTTATGGGCGGATTAGCTTTTACTCTTTACCCGCAAAGTATCGCATATATGGCAACTGCTATGCCGCATGTTTCTTTCTCTTCTATAGCTGCTTTGTTATTAATGACTTATGGCATAGGCTCTACCATAGGCCCTATGATGGCGGCCGAATTTACTAGCCGCTTGGGGAGCATAGCCCTCTTTGTTTTTTTTGCTATCTGGGGCACAGGGCTAACACTCTGTGGATTTCTAAAAAAAAGTTCGCCTCTTCTTTCAGAGGAAATTTTGTAA
- a CDS encoding DUF6629 family protein has protein sequence MCFSAEASLGGAAVLGIIGYATLKKTSLQPSLQLIAIIPLMFALQQLSEGFIWLSYSYSFPELFVTAVKYIFLLFAFIIWPFWIPFAFSYAESPGWRLNVLRAITVLGAFTSLTFAYTGFSQTLNVIMWGQSLRYLGTVPDLTLPYVVATVLPFFITSIQKFKWVGVGMFGAFLLTLYIYFYNFISVWCFFAALLSAGFYLALREEPERSRLTTSSKV, from the coding sequence ATGTGTTTTTCCGCCGAAGCCAGTTTAGGAGGAGCCGCAGTTCTAGGAATTATTGGCTACGCTACACTTAAGAAAACCTCCTTACAACCTTCTTTACAGTTAATTGCGATCATACCACTTATGTTTGCATTACAACAACTCTCAGAAGGTTTTATCTGGTTGTCTTATAGTTATTCTTTTCCCGAATTATTTGTAACTGCAGTAAAATACATCTTTCTTCTGTTTGCATTCATCATATGGCCGTTTTGGATTCCTTTTGCCTTTTCCTATGCAGAATCTCCTGGCTGGAGGCTGAACGTATTGAGAGCAATCACAGTATTAGGAGCTTTTACATCCCTTACCTTTGCTTATACGGGATTTTCCCAAACGTTGAATGTGATTATGTGGGGGCAAAGTTTAAGATATTTAGGAACCGTTCCCGATTTAACACTTCCTTATGTAGTCGCCACTGTTCTGCCCTTCTTCATTACGTCGATACAAAAATTCAAATGGGTCGGAGTAGGGATGTTTGGAGCGTTTTTACTAACGCTTTATATTTATTTCTATAACTTTATTTCTGTATGGTGCTTTTTTGCGGCCCTTCTTAGCGCAGGCTTTTACCTAGCGCTAAGAGAGGAGCCTGAAAGAAGTCGTCTTACTACTTCTTCCAAAGTGTAA
- a CDS encoding DUF1761 domain-containing protein, with protein MEVLHLINYWAVIVAAIVFFLLGALWFSPALFGYPWMKCCNIKEEDIKSCGGLSYLWGFLVSFLYVLALAYFIKQTNAHTLGEGACLAFWAWLGFVATTLAGSVIWERKPCGWWAITSGYYLVGLLISSVILILWI; from the coding sequence ATGGAAGTTTTACACCTTATAAATTATTGGGCAGTGATTGTTGCAGCCATTGTTTTTTTTCTTCTAGGCGCTCTGTGGTTTTCCCCAGCCCTTTTTGGATATCCTTGGATGAAATGCTGCAATATCAAGGAAGAAGATATTAAAAGTTGTGGCGGCCTCAGCTATCTTTGGGGATTCCTAGTATCATTCCTTTATGTTCTAGCCCTAGCTTATTTCATAAAACAAACTAATGCTCATACTCTTGGTGAAGGCGCCTGTTTGGCCTTTTGGGCTTGGTTAGGTTTTGTTGCTACAACCCTAGCAGGTAGCGTTATCTGGGAAAGAAAACCTTGTGGATGGTGGGCAATTACAAGTGGTTACTATCTTGTAGGCTTGCTAATCAGCAGTGTTATTCTAATTCTCTGGATCTAA